tttttagaaaataactaagttttgaaaaattagataAAGTTTACTGAAAAtgcatttctttatatatttttatatttttctaaaaaatattttttaaaaactaaaagtaaaaacaatttatgacaAACATTATGCATAATCACAAGTATATAAAATCTATGATTAatgtaattgaattgaattttaagcAACCGCTTGACGCAGCTGttgaattaatgttttattaaattttgattttttatgttaaaaataaaatttcaaaaataataaaatataatattttaatattaaacaaaaagcAAGAATAATCTAACGCCTTGTTTGTttcaaggaaaatgaattcctaGAATTCATTTTCCTTACTTTCCCATGTTTGGCAACAATATAGAAAAGTAGTCAATGGAAACTTAATTTCGGTCAACGTAAAAAAGCCGATTTAttaaaggaaagtgttttccttctaataaagaaaggaaaacacttttctttttttcaatacacCTATTTTCACAAATCACGATCTCTCTCTCGTCAAAAACGATTGGAAGCAGGAACAATTACAGAAGCATTCTCTGGACAATTGAAGCATTTCGCTTGAACAATTTCAggtatttttttcctcttgttcTTATCTTCTTCGTAGATCTGTAAAAATTATGGCATTCCATTTCCATAAATCTGTTACCTATCAGATGTTTTCCATAACATTTCCATAACACAGCTAAAATTTATCAAGCAAGccacaaaaaacacaatttttccaTTACagttttcttcaaaaatcacTCACATTCGACAGTTTTATTCTAACCAAACAAACCAATTCAAGGCACTTGAAAATCCCCAAACTGTGTTAATCAATCTTCCCCAGCAAAAAGCAGCCCCTCCCTGTTACCCCATCCCCGGATCCAGCCACCATATCCCGGGTGGAAGCGTTGAAAATCAACccttgctctctttttttttgaacaatAGCCGGGGGAGAGAGGGAGGAGAACTGGGAAGGAGGAGCCCCGTTGCCCCTTGAATCTTTGTCCTGCTTCTTTGTCTTGAATATTTGCTTCTTTGTGCACAAATGGCGAGAGAAACAGAGAGGGAACACGGGGAAACCGACAGGGGAATTTATGGGTCTTTTCATGGCTGATTGCTGGGCTTTGTAGATTGAGCCGTTGAAGGTAGCCATTGAATTTAGTCTCGTGAGCACCTGCAAAACATGGGGCAGGCTGCGTGTTTGTAAGGGAAATGCAACATGGCAACCGGAAATTATGTCAAATCATATGCTGATGTTAACATGGAAGAGAACACTGAAGGgcaatcaatttcaattgaaaatgaaggggaATATGAAGAAACTTCTAAGGGAAAAGAGACATCTTCCTCTAGTACACAAAAGAGACAACATAGGAAGAGAAATCGCATGTatgaagatgatggtgttgaaaagTTGTCTAAACAGATTGGAGATGTAGCACTTGCAATTCAAAGCCTcagcaaaaatcaacttgatgttaatgcGTTGTATGCGGAagtgatgaaaattgaaggcttTGATGAGATCACTCTTGGGGAGGCATTTGATCATTTGGTCCAAAATGAAATGTTGGCAAAAACATTTATAGCAAAAAATGCtaatttgaggaaaatttgGGTTCAAAATTTTGTGAACCAACACTTCTACAGGCCTGCTTGCTAAGATGGTTTAACTATGTTTAAAATTTGGGTTCAGActatgtttgttatttgacaagtatgtttacttgtttaattcggtctagcatgtttatgtttgtaatttgaactaatatgtatgtatatgacatcgaaacttaatatttatgcatgactttgtttgatgttagatatttatatttatttctttatgctTATtcgatatatattaaagggatattAAAGGGATAATTGCCTTTAcccgtaaaaaaaatatttatccaaaaaacccatcaaaatattttttgaatctatttatcttttaaaaaaaacttcataccaaaaaaaaaaaacccaaatatataactcttaccataaactaatttggctttcttcatatgaaaaaaaaacttattttaagcttttaaaattgaaaaaaaatatagtaataggttttacttaaaaaaatatttcacaagtttatttctatataatatgatatgacatatatagttatattttataaaataagctatgtatgaatatatattataataaaaaaaattcatcattatactttttagatttcattcttttattataagtgattaaatattttatatatattagataaatttgaaaaaaaaattaattcattaataaattattttccagttcattttccataacataactaaatactggaaagtgttttccagttcattttccataacactaccaaacatcggaaaatactttctcggaattcactttttccggaattcactttccaaaaagaaacaactTTCCTACAAACAAACGGAGGATAAGATTGATCTTGTAGACCTTGTCATGGAGCTCGTCTCGTGGCCCTTCGGTTAGGTAGTGTGtacaagaagaaaaggaggaacaAGACAACTCTAGTAGAAAAAATGAGCACAACCTTAGTATAATCAGAAATTAACTCCTTAAGCTCAAAAGTTAACAACCACATTGCACTGTTAATAAAACAGCAAAAAAACTGGCGTCAAGACCATCCAAGTGAAGACGATCAAGATCGTAACACTGGACAGTTAATCCTAAATTGAACAGAAAATAAGCAATTAATCCTACGACATATCAGGGTCCCTAACGAGTGAAAAAAGAATCAGCCCGTAGGCAGCTTAGAGCGACACATAGGGCACGTAGTACTCTTCAGCAACCACTTGACAATGCAATGAGGATGGTAGACATGAGAGCAGGTGGTGGTAGCAGCTTCAGACGCAGCAGAGAAATCTTGTAAGCAAATTGCACAGCACGAGGCTTCATTAGAACCCACATTATCCTCGTCAATCTTCACCTTCTTCAAGCATGGGATGGGCGGTTTGCAGGCTTGTAACACATGAAGAAGAGGGTTTTCCACGGTATCCCAAGAAACCTCCTTATCTTCGTCAACATGAATTCCAGTCACGACATTAAACTTGGCATAATGGCTTGGTTCGGAGGTAATAATGCACACAAATATATGGTCAGCGTGACTAGGCAACGAATAGGCAACGCGGGATACGAGTTCAATTAGGTCAGCTTTTACCGTCGGAGATAACCTGATGCCTATGCTCCTGAGCAAACGCCTGTATGTGCGTTCTTTCAAACGATCCCACACCAATTCCCCACGCTTTACCGGGAATGACTGTCTAGATTTGACCGGCGAGGAGCCGTCGCATGATTCCTTGACAATGATGAACTCTACTGTGATTTCTTTAGCAGAAAATTCACAAGAATTGAGAGAATGTTTGGAGGGCTTCATGATTTCGCCTGAGCTTATTGCTCGAGTTGAAGGAAATATTTATGTAGTAGATAGTGAGAAACTGTCGGGGTTAAGGTAGGGTTTTATATGGAATAGGGTTCTTACCAGACGGTTCAAGGAATCAATCCATGTCTGTTTTGAATTCGGAATTGCAAGAGCAAGCTGTCCAAAATAGCCGTTATTACATGGGCAACTGTTTAACCGTTCTCCGGCTCTGGCTTCCCTTTTCAGACAAGGaaacccagtaaaataaatcctgatttcaaaaggaaaagaagataaaaaggaaGGTAGAAAAATACTGCTACTGTAAAATCCtagcattatttttctttaatgacGTTTTGGCTAGGAATCAAtacctcaaaacaaaattaaatattttgattcccAAATCTCAGCccaatcaataataataataattagatatttttttatttcctaattTTACcactttgaaatatattttaaccTTCCAAAACCCTGAACTTGCCAAGTTTAGCCGATTAAAACTATCTAGATCCAACACGATTCCTTCTGATAGAAGCTTAAGACTAAATCAGGTGGGAGGAATTAATAATCCCCCAGAAAGCAATATATCTTACAATTAACAATCATTTAATACACAATCATAACTCGACCCTCGAGCATCAAACTATAATGTCCAAGTAAATATGAATCAATCTAAATCCATTGCATGACAAGACCTGATAGAActgtaattttaataataaaaaacaatattgctaAAATTTAACTTGTGATCTCCAAGCCACAATGATGGAGAGAACAGAATATACTACGTAAATTGATTGGCATCCCTCTAGTTTTACTATTCTATTGGCCAAATTATATTCCAAGTAGAagttcaaaatacttttcatttagaaatgtatcaaaataaaacaattttactttttaaaaatcattttaacatcaacagatcaaaatgatctgaaaacatttaaaaaaaattcattttaagttaaaaaaaaaaacattttcaaaatttttaagaacACGATTTGCACCGTATTCCCAAACAGATTATAAGACTACCGAAAGAGTTTTATCTAAAAAGAATTTGGAGGCTTTAGGTTAGTAGATCTTCAACTGGAATGGCTATGCCATTACCAGTAAAGACCAAAAATCAGTCATGATGTCTCGTGCCAAAGGCATCAGTACCAGAAAGATAACTACTGCAATGTTGTCTACGTCTGGCAATATTAAATAATGGTGTCTATCAGCTACCATACTGTTCTACTCTGAGAAACGAAAGAGTACTTGATTTTGCACTAGAAGTAATGGTCATCCAGGATGCATGCTGGATTACACAGAATGACAATGGATAAAGCTGTTTGAATTATGCATtgtaaacattaacaaaaaacgGACCCTCTCCGACTTATAAAATGTtgtcttttagtttcttttcggCAATATCCAAACAACTCCACCAACTTTATTCTAGCAGATAACAGAAAATACCCACCACCTATGTTGGTATAAGAGTAACAATCAAGTCCTCAGTAGAGCAGAAGACAGATAATAACTTCTCATTCCTTGGCAGTCGTGTCCTTCAGAAATCCTCACCATATAAATAACAATGGAGATTTCTCATTCATTGGCAGTTGCATCCTCAGATGAAGCACTCCCTGCATCTGCATATGAAGAAAAGGATAGTTGAGTTTCCTTGGCCCTTTGAGAGAAAATCAGACCGAGAAAAGAGATCTATAGCTTTTGTGTAACATAATGATGATTGAAAATACCTTCACCATCTGCTGGGGCATAAGGAGACTTCCGGTATCGCGTTTGCTGTTGTGTGGGCTGGAAAACAGAGAGATAATACACAAATAAGCACCCAGTACAAAATATGCTAGCATTATAGCACTAACACAATGGCcagcagggaaaaaaaatacttctcaCTCATAAATATAAACTAATACGTGGAAAATCCAAAACCATTTAGGATGGCTGCCAATCTccatttttcttcaaagaaaCTAAGCAAAAAAGGTAGGGAGGAAATCACAAGCATAACAGGAGTAATTCATTCATGGTTCTTTCAAATTCACTGGCATTATATCTGCATCATGCCTCGAAGGAAAAATACCTATGTGCTTGTTATGTTGCCTTTccctttaaataaattaaataaggatTTAAAGAAAACGTCAAAACCATAGTTCAAAGTTATTGAGGAACTTTGCTTCGAGCAATAAGGAGACGACTTCAGTTCTGTTGATcagaataaaatggaaaaatcaaTCTTATATCTTTGCAACTGTTTCCTCGGCCAAAATAGAAATACTCCAAAAACAGTAGGAGTGAAGAGACTTTAATTTTAGTATGGAAACACCCTCCAACTGAAATATCCAACACACTACCTCATCCAATTTATGATAGTTTCCAGGTGATTTTAGAAGGTAGAGATCTTAGAAGCAGCACGGAAAGCCCCCTTTCCACTTTGAGTTGTGTGGATTGAGGTAGATTGTTTCTTTTATCAAGCTTCGACTCTGAAGCATTATTTTATCAGGGGACCTCACTTTTTTCAGCCAAGAAGTTACCAGGTTTGGAGTGAGATCTTATGGGGTGCAATAGAGTGGTGCTCTGAAACCCATTAGTGTGAAGCAGAAAGGTTAGTGGGAACATAATCTCCGGAAATTGTTTTCAGGGGACCATGAATGAGACAGCACTGAGCTGGGAAGGTGATGCCTAAAGCTTTATAGATTTGCAAAGGAAATAGCACAACCAAATCTTTCCACATGATGACTACTTAGAGGAATAATCTTATTGGAACATTAATGATTGATAAACTCAGTGATGAGAGACAGTTTACTTCTGTAGGAACAAATCCATTATCATCCAAAACCTTATCAAGGAACTACAAAAGGAATCGCTTTAGAAAACACTGGAAGCACCTAAACCAAAAGAGTGAACAATCATTAATAATGTCTAAAATGGTAATAAATCAAGTTGCACATGCCAATAGTTATTATTGTAAAGAACGTATGAGCTTTATGCAGTATTGTCAgtcagaaaattaaaagaaacacctattttcaatttataaaacttTGTTTGAACAAACATCCTAGAATTGGCTCAAAATAAATGCTTGCTTTTTCTCGGTAATCTCTGCTTGGTGAAGAAGTCCTTTTTTCTATTTCCTGGCTTATCAAGGGGAGTACATCCAAGAAAATATAACATAACACAATTTCTCCTTTGTATAGTTGATCCATTTCACCTGATTCCAcgtttatatacatatatggtGGCACAGAACCCCTCCCTCAGAATTTTCATTTCCattcatctgtttttttttttttttttttgagcctACAAGTTGTGGAAGAACACTGGCAGAAGTCACAGACCATTGACAATTTTCATTTGTTCACCTATATCCCATTGCAAGCTCAAGAAAAACCTAAAACTAACTTCAATTGAGCATGAGCAGACCAATTATCTCAAGGTAACATTAACATTCTCATACTCCATAAATTTAATGCATCTTTTGATAGAAATGACTTAATTCAAATGATTTCCTTCTTTTAAACAGGCTTCCAGATTTCGAAATAAATGAATACCTAACACCTTCAGCTTTCGAAATAAATGAGTACCTAgattacttatattttttttatcaccaaaaGCTCATAACACATAAGTAGTTGTTTACTTTTGCATGCAGATCCTCAACTCAGCCAACATAATCTAGGAAAATGTCTGGCTTCTATCATCACTCATTTTTCAGGTTTACaataatttgtttgaaaatcACCAAAGTGGGGCAATGCAAATCTAGTACAAGGGGAGTATAGAATAGAGCACAAAAGGAGGACAGACTGACTAGgagaaaaaacaattctaaagaACCAGAGCATGTAAAGACATATTCAACAAAGACCAAAACAAATAACTAGTCCTTTTTATAAGGGACACGCAGAAAATGAACTTCTTAGAGtcccaaacttgatttttcttacagGTCCAGTACCTCAAGAGCCCAGGCAATCCTCTCCGCTCCTACAACCTTTCTAGCTCTACCATTTTATCAACTCTTACTTCAACGTCGTAATATAGTTTCCAGCTTCATTTAACTCTATTTGGTTACCTATCTAGTAGACCCTTAGAGAAAACTTCCAATGAGACCACCAGCTCTCTACCGTCATTAGAAATCAACAGCCACTTATTCAGTCTAGTTTATCTTGTATCACCCACTGACAGTTGAACATAAGCACAACAAGCATTCACATGATTTCTTCTTAGgagaaagaagacaaaaaggAGTCAAAGAATGGATCGACGAATATCATTCACATATATACCTGTAATTTAGGCCGAAGAGCTTCGAGTGGTCCTTTAGGCTTATCAACACCTTGCTGTTATAGTTCAATATCATCAAATGATATCAGGTAACCATCTTAATGCAGTCAGTTTTAAGTAAAATAACAGAAACAATCCGTGAAACCAGTACCTTTCCAAGTGCCCAATCAGCAGAATCAAAGTAGGCACGTTCATGGTCCTAACATCCAAATCATAAATTTAGACACAAACCAGCACAGAGCACAATATGTATCAAGAGTTGAGACTCGGTAATATGGAGTCACCTTAGAAATGAGAGGTGGTTTCTTAGGCAAAATTCCTCCGTATTTCTTCTTTACAACTTCCTCCTACATACAAGTGTATACAAAGAAATAGATGAATGAGTGAAAAATTCTTccaatataaagttttttaatcatGTCTTCAATAAATCGCATGGAGCTTTTATCCTCGGAAAACAAAACACCTCTTGTTTTGATGAAGGCATGGAGCTTTTATCCTCGGAAAGATTTCCGTCAACCTGATCTTGCTTGTTATCCTCCATACCTGAACCAACCGTAACGGTATAACAGTTGTCATCATGAATAAACATCTTACTCACATTAATAGATGCTCCTTCCACGCATACAAACTTTTAACCAAATCCGGAGAGAGCAAATCTtagaaaacttgaaaactaCTTAACAAGATGCTTGCTACTACAATACTAACCAAATACAGCAACTCCAAATCTAACCTATTGTTATGAATTCCAAACATTCCTTCATCATACCATCAAAGTATCCTAATCATTCCAAACTCTTATACGCACGTGCAACATTTATAAATGATTCTATAAAATCGTGCtaaattacattataattgtcaaattttatttactttctttgcTCTTCTCGCATGAACAAAGAGAGAAGAATCATAAAATAAGCACAGCACTTAATGAATTATTTGATCCAGGaacctttaaaaaaatccaaagcaaATTAACCACGACAATAAACACAATCAAGACCTATAACgcataataatttaaacaacTTAAGTAGAAtaattgaataaagaaaaacaaataatgagaaaaaatatctcTCTCTATTAAACATCAAATCTGCCTAATTAAGATCTATTTAGCACGAAATTGATAAAAAGACAAACATAAGAGAGATCTGTTTtatcaaataacaaacaaaaattgtatgcagctaaataaaaataaaagtaaaagattTTAGACACAAAAAAGAAGCGAAATGAGAATTCAAAATTCTTATTACCAATTACGAGCTTCGTGCGCCGGTTTCAAATGTAGAGAGATAAGGAAgacaaagagaaagagaggattATTCACACAAGGATAATATTGTGATGTTGAGATCTAGAACACGATCTTGATGAGGTAAGCTATATTTTACACCTGATAGATTTCTCCATATTTCGTTATGGTCCTACTTGTCTCTAAGTTTTCAATTCTATTCCCTGTTTATTAGTTTGTTGGCAAATGCTTCGCTGCGGTtggatcaattttaaaaaaaaaaaaccttaaaaaagaaaGTCAAGAGCGAGAGGAATTCTTGAGCATGTGGGTTAATCTCGAAATCTTCTATCCTAGCTCCATGTCTTAGCTTTGAGGTTctagttaaattatattatatggaGCTGAATCAACATGAATCAGtcaattttataagtttaaaaataatttaaataatcaataaaaatatggtttaattttacctcaaaatgataatttaaaaaaaaatattgagacaacatTGATCCTAATCACTTCGCGACCCGGTCACAAATTCCACTGGGTTTAGTAATCTTGTtgctttttaatctatttttatttaattatataaaaaaataaatgcttacaaaatcaagcatcaattttaaaataaatgttttatttaagattatgataaccctgtagaaaattgacaaaaataaattatgaagttcatttttcattcaatccaatattgaaaaaaagtgaaataaaaaaaatcaattacaaaaattaaagacaaaaacttaaaaaaatatcatgatcgATGGGTAAACACGTCAAGCTCGTGAATTAGGTAACCCGGATTAATACGACAAACTTGTGAATCGAGTTATAGATTCCACTAGGATTAgtaacttgtttgtttttttaaaaaatatatattatttatttaactatatgataataaaaatagacaatcataaaatcaagcattaatCCAATATTGGAATATCTTTTTAAGACTATAATAAtcttaaagaaagagaaataaaaaaaattataaaatctaattttcagtCAGCTCAATatcgaaggataaaattaaaaaaaaaattataaaaagaaaaaaaataaaagttaaacatGTCAAACCTGTAAACAAGTTTATggactttctaaaatttaataacatggttttttttcaaaactaattttttttcactattttataaaaaataaaagatcacaaaattgatttcaataataaaaaagaaaaaaaaagtaccatGCCAAACCATGAACTGAGGTAACTCAGGTTACCTTGTCAaactcatctatttttttatttaactatttttttaaaaatagatcatACTATGATGccgatataattttttatatcaacctAATGCTGAAATATTTCTCTGATaccattataattatataaaagacaaataaaaataaactatcaaTCTAAATTCCAATAAACATAtaatataaggactaaattaaaaataaaaaaaattcaataataaaaaaaatcaaaacacaaaaataaataataaaaatatgatgtgaTGTAATAGTATTTTTCCAAtactttttagcttttattgcAATGTAATGcatgaaacaaatattttgtaacgaaattttcataaattatcacaAGTAAAAACTGCTAAAAGGTTGGATAAAATCATAATGGAAAAATAACCCTGGATTTcctataatttattatattttacactttatctctattattttcataattaaaatttacattctaatcaacttaatttttaaatttaaataaactcCCATATATAATATAACCTAAACAACCAtcattttctattaaaaaaaaaacttcaatggaAGACCAGCCCCATTTCTCCCTCACTCCACGTCCTCCTTCAGACCTTCTCTCCCCGGTAAACATCACACCAAAAAATTCCACGAATTCCAGCCAGAAAATTGCTTTGCCCAATAGAGCAAGGGCAAATACCTCTTTGACCAACCAACTGTCGCCCTCAATTGGAGCCAAAGATTTAGAGTCATCAAAGGCGTAGCTTTAGGGCTGTTTTATCTGCATAAAGAATGGGAGTAAGTTGTGATTCATAGAGATGTCAAGGCTAGTAACGTCTTGCTAGATGGTGAATTGAATGGAAGATTAGGGGATTTTGGCCTTGCAAGATTGTATGAGAATGGATCCTCAAACGACCCATATTATCAGAAACTCTTGGGTATCTTGCACTTGAGCATGCACGAACTGGACAAGTACTGATGTGTTTGCTTTTGGGGCTGTCTTGCTTGAGGTTGCTTCTGGTAGAAGGCCAATGCAGCCAACTAAGGATTTAATCTTGGTTGATTGGGTGTTTACACAATAGCCTGGAGATGAAATTCTAGAGGCCAGGGATTCAAATTTGGTTACAAAATATATTGTAGATCTGATTTTGAAGTTGATGCATGGCAAGATCGAGATTAGGTATTCAAGATTGTTGAGCTCGGTGAGATTATTTGATTGCCTCTGTTTCTATGATATGACTAAATTCAAGATGGTGGCTTGGCCAGGGTTTCATGTTTGCCAATGTTTTCCAAAGAGAGGgagaaattttttgaaaggcaattttgttatttcaagGCAATATGAGTTTTTAGTAATTAGATTGTATATgattatcataatttatttttgagttattctttaaatttatttttttttctaaaaaatcaaaaaatattcgaactaaaaacaaaaaaataatccaaaaactaATAGCAGTGAGAAAAGGATGTCAGAGCGGCTTGAAAATGGTTAGAATTTAGTTAAtgaggttaaaaaatataaagattgaaatttgacagtattttaTTAACCggtgagagccctgttgataaagaaaattcatttttgagagagaaaagtccaaaatcagatgtttatggactcaattaaattttattgaatgtttaattgaatttatggagggcttaattgcaagaaaaattgatttttaagtcaatttgggttttaattggaagaaattaaagttctgaggttgaattataattttttagagttgatttggtcaaatcagggacttaattgcataaatattgaagtctgatggccaattagggacttgattgaagaaatccaaaaccaatgaccaaGATGAAAAGGCACGCAAATTGAAGGCCTGATTTTGAATCTGACACGTTTTGGCGCCAGTttccatttaaatgaaacgacgcgtTTTGGGAAAAACGACGTTGTTTCATACAgttcattggaaaaaaaaaaagaagcaaaaacagTGTCATTTTGAACGGCACcatatgtcttcttcttcccttggaCGCGCAGAgaacaggggaagaagaagcattTGTCCCATGCTTTTCTCCTCTCCCTCTTTCTTTGAAAGCCCCAAAAAGACGCCAACAAAGATCCACTTGCCTAAGCTCTGACCCATGGCCTACCATGGGGTGAAAAACAGAGGGGACATGCCCCTCGGGCGGCCCTAAGGCTATTACACAGTGGCCGCCCCGGCCACCCTACCCCTGTGCCACGACTGGACAGGGGTAGTAGCCCTCTCTCCCTTTTTTTCCTCCTTGTAAATACCAGGGGAGAGAGATGAGATGGGAAGGGGGAGAATTCTTTGAGTGaccggaaaaaaaacataggcgAATAGAGAGAAAGAACAGAGGAGAGAAACCGAACAGAacaaagaggaagaagaaacagggagaaacagagaagagaagaagaacagCCACCGCAACGCCACCATCCGCGGCCACCACAGCACCATCATCGAcagaaatagaagaaaaaacagagaagcgGGAGAACATAAacagggagaagaagaaatgcaAATAAACAGAGGAGGAACCGCTGCCATCGCCACCAGCAACACCGCCAGGAGAAGTCACCCGGTTTGTTTTCCCCGACCCCTCtcttcctccttcttcttcttttgctccccgtctccactgttcatgtgaacagtggagagccaCTATTCCTGGGCCGGATCAGCGCCGGCCTAGACCAAAATGATTAGGCCGAGTTCGGCCcagtcaaaaaacaaaatgaagaaatcaaaaaatatttttgaaaatttatgattttctcttgtgtttttctatccattttgatTACTAtcagtttgtatttttataccgtaaagataagaatctggtattaaaatactcggttttcgtcaaaacattgcaaaaaaaaccaaaaaaaacaaaaacaaatgggtttgttttttatgcataCTGTcaagtctaaaaaaaaatcttattgtattttcatacaataaaattttagcatgcattttttgctttaataatcagtttattaaagtcacaaaaacttggccaatatttcaaaaaaatcctaaaaatattttgtttgttttttatgcataCTGTcaagtctaaaaaaaataatattgtattttcatacaataaaa
The DNA window shown above is from Populus trichocarpa isolate Nisqually-1 chromosome 4, P.trichocarpa_v4.1, whole genome shotgun sequence and carries:
- the LOC18097658 gene encoding uncharacterized protein LOC18097658, producing the protein MEDNKQDQVDGNLSEDKSSMPSSKQEEEVVKKKYGGILPKKPPLISKDHERAYFDSADWALGKQGVDKPKGPLEALRPKLQPTQQQTRYRKSPYAPADGEDAGSASSEDATANE
- the LOC18097656 gene encoding uncharacterized protein LOC18097656; the protein is MKPSKHSLNSCEFSAKEITVEFIIVKESCDGSSPVKSRQSFPVKRGELVWDRLKERTYRRLLRSIGIRLSPTVKADLIELVSRVAYSLPSHADHIFVCIITSEPSHYAKFNVVTGIHVDEDKEVSWDTVENPLLHVLQACKPPIPCLKKVKIDEDNVGSNEASCCAICLQDFSAASEAATTTCSHVYHPHCIVKWLLKSTTCPMCRSKLPTG